The Pomacea canaliculata isolate SZHN2017 linkage group LG14, ASM307304v1, whole genome shotgun sequence genomic sequence TGGGTGATAAGGCTATAATGCAagagatatattttttacatggaTTGTTTCAGGATAGATTAATATCTCCACATTATCCTTGTTTACACATATTACAAAAAAACGTTAAAACACTTCCTTTCCATGATAGTAGCAATACTTTACAGGGTAGGTCAGATCTAAAAATAGCTACATGAGTTATATACACCAGATCAGGTATAAATCCCCAAACCCAACCTTGTACAATGCAAATTCAATTTTATTGTATCGTCAGAATCTAAAGCATTtcgaaaaatgtatttaaagagagggaaAATGGAAGTTTCAAAATGATACATTCACAATATATCGTTAACACGCTGCGGGATCAAAGTGTCAGGCGACAGTTTCGTCTGCTGTGGTGTAGAACAGATTATTTGTACCTAATTCTTTATCCAAGATCAGACTTACCCATGTCCAAGTTTACCAGTACTTGTTTTGAATGCCATTATTAGCTCGTTTTGAGGGCTTTGTTATCTACATCCAGTACACAACTGCACCTATTAATTACTTAATTGCTCAATTGTTTGTTCCCGCCCCATTCCGTATCGCTGTAGCGCGGCGACATGACTCGACCACGTGTTTATCTTCCGCACAAGAGAGTTCCCATTCGTTTATCGAAGTGTTCACTAAAGCATTACACAACAACAATTCAACAAACGTGAGCTTTCAACTCTGTATCTAAGCGCTGCAGAAGATGCACATTGCATCAAAATTTAAGTTTATTCAATcgcatgtatatataaactcATATTAATATTGATTAATAAATAGCGAGATGTCATGGCGTCGCATCACCATGACCAAGGCTGCTGTGAATCTGCTACAGTATCGTCTGTTAATCAGACAATGGATGAAATGAACTTTGAACGTGGCCTTTGGTCAGCAGCTCTTTCAGGGGAGATAGATGAGCTAGAAAGGCGACTAGCCACACGGCGCTGACGTAAATGCAAGAGACAAATCAGGTTATACTGCTTTGGTAAGGTCAATGAATATGTCGTCTGCTATCATTCCTCTCATGTCAGCAGACTTTTATCCAGTTTGGAGGATGCCATTATTCTCATGTGTCCCGAATAGATGTTGGTTCGCATTCATACATCAAATCGGTTGTGCTTTGCGcgtgtgtttctttatttgaaaatgtcaacGACAGTAGTTTATGGATATCATGAAAATTAAAGATCGTGGGTAAGAAATGAGTAAATTATCATTTGTTCCTTCGTGCACTGTGCAAAAACGAGGAGTAGAACTAAATTCAAATTTATAaagatgggtttttttttatagttttttgaGTAAATGGCTGGGAAAAAAGGAGTCCATAAGATTGTGCTTGACAAAGGTAACACTAGGAAAAGTGGATCTATCATTTATTTCTAGGTGTATTCAAGCATTcaggaatttttatttctatatttattatgtttatacTGATGCTTGGAATGGCAATAATTGCATTAACAGCTATCCTAACAACACTGGCAAGCATCCTCCCATCATGCTTACAAAACTgtgatttttataaacaattgAACCAGAAGTTGATGAGTATAGATGTTAGTGTTGTACAGAAATGTTAAATTTCTTGAACAGCACTATGCTGCAAGAAGTGGCCACCGTGACGTGTGTTGTCTCCTGTTGAACCATGGAGCTGAGGTAAATGCAACTACCACAGCAGGATCTGCAACTCCTTTGCATCGTGCAGCATATATGGGCCATGCAGACATTGTACAGTTATTGTTGAGTCATGGAGCCAACCCACACTTGACAGACTCTGATGGTATGACAGCACTGCATAAGGTACAGTCTTTTGACAACATAAAGCATATTTGGCTGCACACTTTTGCTAGAAATTAGAGGAGGTGCATTAACTATTTAGATTGCTTGTTAAAGTGAACTCCATAATCTAGATGCAATAGACCTTTTATTGCATCCATTTTGCATAGCATATGTGAggggtgtttatttttaattgtctcTGTTCTTGTAAAAGTTTgcttttatatgtgtttgtgtgtgtgcatgcatatgcaatGAATACACGAATGCATAAATTGATATGTGTGTTTCCAGGCAACAGATAGAGTCACTTTCAGACTGTTGATATTCTTGTGAAGGCTGCCCCAGACACAGCTAAAATGAGTGACAAAAAAGGCAGGAAACCTTTGGAAATGACCAGCTCTGTAAAGGTCAAGACTATGCTTAGTTAATTCATTGTGCTCACAGCTTCATTATTTAGTTTAGTGCCACTGCTAAATAAGTGTCTGCTTGTGGGATATCCATCAATTAGCTCTGTACACTTTTTAGAGTGAGCAGTCTTAAGGATTACAACTATTATGGTATCATATCCTAGTACTTGTGGCCATGGGAGCAGTCCACTGCAAGTAGATCAGTGTCTTCAAGGTGTGGTATGAGGAGTAGAATCTAGCATTGTTCCTCCATCACCTTTGGCCTTACCTAAAATATCAGGTGCTCATTGAAAGTGTTGGGGTCTTGATTGTATGATCTTTTGCACCAAAGTCACGGATGCTACCCATGTGACCAAAGCACTTAACTCTTTATCTTTAAGACGTCCGGGCCTACCCAAGTAGGAACTGGTAACCTTGTGAATGTGGATCAAGAAGACTAGCTTCACTGTAGAGCTCTGGATTTCAAAATGAAGCTCATTGGAACTTCCTGGGAGAAGATGACGTATCTCTTTGTAGACAAAAAACTTTGTATTCAAAGCTGAAGACCCCTGGTACATCCTGTAAGAAGCATGCTGGACAACCAAGACACAAAAGAGATACAAACTTTATGTTTactcatgtgtatgtgtgtgtgagtgagtgagtgagagagagagagagagtgggaatatttgcacataaatacatatatggGTTTTTATGCATGAATGTGTATTCTGTTTTGGCGTAAGCACATTTGTTTAATTAGCATAAAAGTGGTGGACTAAAAAAAGTGACCACACtcttttattgacttttttaagatggttaaaaaaaaagtcccaaGACTGCATGGGTATTCATTGTGCTTTGATATTTTACTAAAGTACCCATTAACATCTACATCACCTTTTCAAATAAGTTTCGAACATTCATACGTGCTTATGCCTGTGCGCGCGCATGATGatgtttaaaagattattttataagAAAATTGTTTCCACTTAAAAGTTATTTTGCACTGCGTGGATGGAAGAAGTGACGAAGTTCTACCACTGCCCCTGTCTCAGGGGACGGTACTCGCTATCGATAAAATTATGAGTTTTATTTCCCTTCGAACAAGTGTTGCTACAGGAGCTCCGTATTTTAAACTAGCATTTGCAGCAGAAACTGTGGGGGGAAAATTATTCAGCCCGAAAGAGATTATATAGTCTGGTTGACTGTTGTCCGACAGACAGGGGTAAATCGCTTATTTGAATTCTCCCTGCGATACAGTTGTTGATGTTTGCATAATTATAGTGGAATGCGGATTTGTGCGTAAAATCAACAACAGCCAGTCTACCTAGGTTCGTCTGAGGATTAGAGATGTCAGTGAGCGATGACGAAGCAAtcaatcatattttaaaattatttttaagctaACTGCTTTGTGTTAACTCCCAGCAGGTAACGCTGACGAGCTCATGGCCCATGCTTGGCAGATTTCACATGGCGTCAACATCTGAAGTTGTGGACTGGATGGTCGGATCTTACAAAGACAACCCATTTAAGTAaagtaaagcaaacatttagATTTTCAAAACACAGATTTCTTTATCATgtatgttcctttttttctccaacTCTACAAATATCTTGCACTAATTACCTTGTTAAAAAATTCACTGCACTAGATTTTAAAGAATTCTTGTATACACACAGTTCACTCATACAAAGAACACTGGATAACCTGAGAAGAATCGTTTATTAAAACCAATAAATACAAGGAAGTGCATAAAATTGCAGCAAAAGTATTGTCACCAGAAATTCAGTTTTTAGAAACTGGGGGAAAAGTGGCGTAAACACCTTTGACCTCCTCCACCTGGTGACCAGAGGTCTAACTGAATCGTATCGCAACCGGAACACAACCTTGAGTGACTAATAAGGCTGAAACCACTACACAGAGTGAAGTATCGGCGATAACAGGCATAGATATCAGAAAGGTGAAGTGTACGATAGTTCAGTGACCTCAAACTACAGTTCAAAGAATAGTAACAGCGGTTGTAGACTGACGTCCAGGGGCAGCTTGATCAGTCACGTGGGATGGGGCAGAAAAAGTAGAAGGAAAGGACTAAAAGGGAAtggagaggaaaagaaacataaagGTTCAAAAGTGAACAGGCGGGTGGAGGATAGTGCAGCATAAGAGAAGGGAAAGATACGGAAGTAGGGGTCTGTACAAAGCATTGAAAACCCAGCTCCGTGAGACGAATCGTGGCACATTAGTCAAAATGGTGGTTCTGTTGAAGGCAGTGTTTAGCGATCAGAGAAAACTACTTATTTCTACAGCCACTTTTAAGAGCAATATTGGGGCTGCTTTTATCGTTCCATCATTGTATAGATATCAGTCTGGTTGCCATTGTCAGTCGGTATCGGGCTGTTTGTCTGAGTGCGTTGGCGTGGCTGTTTGAGAGCTCAGTCGGGGCTTAGAGGCAATTTGTCGCGACATGgttcttgttcattttcttttttccctacAAGTAATTGCCTCTTTATGGCGCCGTATGCACCAACCATCAGCTGGAAAGGCTTGTTTGGCTGATTGTTAGCCTCGCGGTAGTCATGTTTGCCAATGATGTGTTCGATTCCCTGGCCAGTCACAGTTAGCATAGTGTAGGTCTGACTCTTGGATCCAATAGGAAACGGACTTTCTCCACAGGATGGCACTTAGTTCATCAgttttttcgtttctttatgTCTGCATATTACCATTTCCTTTCCCATctctgtttaataataataataataataataataataataataataataataataataatgtttttagtttaaaatatatttatcccTCACATGCTTCACAACGGAAACTCCgagcatttaaacatttaaaatacagcaaaatcACAGGGTTAAAGGACCaagaaagacaagcagatcAACTATTTCCACTGACCACAACAACAGCGTATTCTTGAAGTTCGGTTGAGATGTGTTGTTGCCTATATTTCAGTAGTTTTCATCATCCGACACAGCCTAACTGGACTGAGCTTTCCTTAAAGGTGACAAAATGGCAACCTTGAGGACCAGTGACAGTCAGGGTATaaatggtgtgtttgtgtgtgtgtgtgctggcatTGCTAGCAAAACAAAGCAGTTGAAAAAAGACTAAACAATGCAGCTAAAGGACCggtgatgtggtggtggtggttgaagAGCATCCCCAGCGAAACAGAAAGAACTCGCTTCCTCTTGTTGGGAAGCAAATGCTTTAGCAGGCCAGGGACATAATTGAGTATTGATCCTGGAGGCAAAGTGTAGTCTATGCTGATGCTTGCAGACGTGGTGTGCGTTACTAAAGAAATTCGCTTCAGTTACTAGCCGGGTGGGAGTGGAGGGTGCGGTACATAGCAAGACCACGACCAACAAAAAGCACTTcgataatataaataaagttggcCTGATTAGCATCTTGCCCACCTGCATGCAGGCTGTgctttatattaaataaattgcATTGTTATTGTTACATTGACTGGTACACTAATAATCCACTTCACAGTGGGATAGAAGTAATTAGGGgaatttctaaatttttataGAGACGCACAAAAAGAATCAACCCGCGACCGGTTTGTGATCGTGACCACCACTCACTCCCAAACACCTCAACTTGTGACTGTCTATCAAAAGAAGAACTGTAAATTTAGAAAAGAGGCTAAAGGAGCCACTTATGTTGGCTGGATACAACCATTGTCTTGAAATACAGCCGAACACACCTCTGGTCTTTCTAGACATTTTTCCCCTCAGCGGTCTTGTAATGTTAATTATCTCCCATGAAAGCCTGCAAGAAACCTGTGCCTGCTTGCATCACCATTCCTACTTCTTTCCGCATACAAAGAGCCTGAAGCATCAGTGTAAATTCCTTCAAGATGGATGGCCACCTGTATGGTGACAAGACTTCACAGTCCTGATGCAGGACTGCCCTGGGATGCAGCAAATCGGTTTAGTTGAAGCCAACGGCAGTCGAATGACAGGTACAGGGATCACCTGTATATTTGCCATGAGGGTGTGTGCTGGCCAAACCAGATGAAAACCTAGGCTTACAAACTGTTGGCTTTTAAAGACCAGAGAACGAATCAACTGCGAAAAGAAATAATCTTGGACGGCTGcttctgtattattattagcgtttaaatatttttagtgtttgattttcatttattcagtttttatgGTTATTATAGATCtaataattatttcttgtgCGCGTGTCCCCTATAGGGACAGGGGTGTTTTGGGACAGGGGTGTTTtcaaggaaatattaaaaagagaTACGGATACAAGTGTCTGTGGAGCAGACCATCAGCTTCAAGTACTACAGAGTCAAATATCTCTGAAATAACTATACATATCACAATAACTACATCACATACAATGTCTTTTGTTAGGGCATCACAACCTGAAATAAGCAGaagtagaaaacaattttaacgaAGTGGTGCTGAAATACAACACTTTGTAGCGGGATTATTTGACTTAAGGGAGTCACCCATAACCAGAAAGTTGACTTGTTTCCCCTCCCCTTTGTCATTCTGCTCcaagcagcaaaaacaaattttattaaagctTTCTGTTGCATGCCGTCTGTTGCTTCAGTGGCGACTGTAAATCGCGAATAGTGATTCAGAGTATGTCACCTTCATGCAGCCGGCCCCAGACTAGTTTCTGCTCTCTCGAGACAAACCGGTTTTAAAGGAGGCTCTGATTTCACTTCTGATACTTTCATCCCCAACAAGTTCATTCAGTTTCCAGTTCCTGAGTGCAATTACAGCTAAGTGTGTCCTGCAAAGTTTGCTGTACTAGCGGTGTGCtttcaaagataaataaaaataaataaattattgatgAGCGTGTGCTATCTTAGCTGATACCTTATATTAAAGGCTAACCAGTCTGTACaattatttcaaattaatttaaatagtGTAATTCTCGAAAtctgaaaatacagaaaatgctcGCCTCGTTATCAAGTGTTCCAAGCTTTCTCATCGGTTCCGGCTTGCAGTAACATCAGAATTTATAAATCCCATCAGTTTAATTTTCTGTTGGACTCGGTTTGATTGTTAAGAGAGAAAATAGTTTGTTTCATCTGTTGACATCTGGTTCTCTTTCACTGTATCGATACTTAGTGATTGAAGGGTTGTCACCATTGTTATATACCAGGGTACACTCAACACGATTTCCTCTCTTGTTCAGGTCGATCTTTTcgtttatattgtttttctgTCGAGGTCGAGCATTCAGATTTCAACAagtattttatgtcatttatgaaatgtttgtatGCTGTCTGTCGGCGCTGATATTATAACAGGATGGGGTACAGGGCGGCTCGGTTACAATATAGAAAAGTAGGTTTCTCATCTGCTGTTGTTAATTCAGTGTACACTACTTCTTTACTGATGCAGGCCAATCAGTGTACACCTTTATAAACTGAAATCGGTCAATCAGTGTACACTTTTTCCAGCTGATGTAGGTCAGTCAGTGTACACAACAATATTTCCTCGGACAAGAACGTACACAGTATCGAAGTTATCTTCTTACTGTCTCATACTCATCACAGATTTCTTTCTTCGGACAATCGGACTATTCCAAAATGTACTCGACATCTGACACATTCTTCTTGATGTCTCCCGTTCCTGATTCAAGTAAATCATTTCTCGACTCTCGAGTATCACCCTCAGTCCTAAAGCAACAGTAAGTTAAATTATGATTGGTAGTGCCACACAAACGGGCCACAATCCACTTTTGTActtgtaatgtttgtaatggGTTTGCTTGCCACACTTTCTTGAGGATTCGATGTCGTCACAAAACGAGAAACACAGCACTAGGTAACAGTGAACATCAACGAAACCCATCTATTTACATCATAGATGGGATGGGGAGACAATCACGCCTTTGATGATGTTTACAACGACGTGAAGCAGGGATGAGGAAACATCTCCACTGATGGGCATTGATAGTCTATCATGCTGTTCTCCTGTCACCCTGCACGCTGCTTATTACAAACCTGGTTGGAAAGCAcatctctttgtattttcttggcCTCGCAAATGTATTGTCTCACACATGGAGAGTGcgattttaaattttcatgacATTTCTTCTGGAAGTGGCGATGTGAGAATGATCACATTTGCAACAATTTCCCAGGTTGAGCACTGGAAGTCAGACAAAGGACCGAAGTGCATGAGGTCAGCCAGAAAAGGATGATTGAATGATAGAGAACCTCTTTCCTGTCCAAGTCTGGGACTACAGCATGTCTGACCATCCCCCATGGAAGTCTTATCCTTTGATTGTGCTGTGTGTTCCTACGTCGTGATTATTTCGGTTATTTACTTGACTCTTTCACGACTCAATTCCTCATCCCCCTAACAATCCACTGTGGATACGGATTCAAAAGCAGCATTATTCGTTGAGTTGTCCTGAAACGGCGTCTGCTACGTCTTGTGATGGAAGGAAAACCTACTGCAACAAGCTGTTTAGTCCCCCAAACACATTCTGAGATTCCTTCCTTCGGCCTTTTGCAACACCAGTAAAGCTTGTAGGGGGAGTTAGGGAGGAGTCATGCAAAGAATGAAACTCGCAGTAGGCTAGTTCCTCCTACCCCCGATTTTGCTctttggtgttttctttctttcttgtacaCTATTTTCCAGATGCGAACCGTAACCCTTTCgtgaaaatcatttttaaaaacaaaatgacaacgTTATATTATTTCTTATCACTAGGGTGGACTGGGGTGAGGAGATAGACGTTCTGTCAGCATCATCAAATTTTTCATCAAGTCCAGAATCATCTAGAAGTCCAGAGGCTTCTTCCTGAAAACCTCCTTGGGTGTGTCGCAAGGATGTCCCTGGAGTTAACGCCCTTGGAGCGTCACGAGAGGGAAGGTGATGACAACAGGATTCCTTCACAGAAGAATGCCAACAAGGGGAATCGAACTATCATGACAATTCTTAGACACCCGAAACGAACCGCACCATGGGCGGCCGGGTAGAGGAATAGTGTGGGAAGGGGTAAGGTAGGGCTACTGCACCTGACGTCATCATCCTACGCCGCCTCCCGCTGCAACGTCACGACACCACGTCACAGAGTCCCAGCGCCAGCGTGACCCCCGCCACGAGCAGAGTTCGTGACCCGAGACCGAACGCCTCTGCGGCGGACTTTTCCGGTCCCTCGATGCAGCGCTTGTAGAAGAAGCCGTCCATCTCGCGACAGAAGGAGTGAGGGTTGCAGCAGTCCTCGCGTCGCGTGCACGTGCCCCAGTACTTGGCGCAGCACGTGTGGTTGGTGCCGCACACCAGGCGCTCCTCGCAGTGGTGAGTGTAGAGGCAGCGCTCGTGCAGCGAGCAGCGCGTGCAGCGGGCGTTAGTGCCGGGATGTGACTGCACGCACTTGAAGGAGCAACACTCCGCATCCCGCTCGCAGCCCTCGTTGCTGAACTTGCAGTTGAATGCTGGcggacacacaaaaaaagaagagggtACAGGTGAGTGGGTTGACAGGTAGGCACAACAGACACTGACAAACAGATAAATGTGTTTGAGACACCTGATAAATGGACATGAATCTAGATGATAGAATAATCGGAAACCACAAGGTGGGAGGTAGGGGAGAAATTGGTGTTTAACTCCGAGTCAGCAAcaaagactatatcacggcaaggcagcaagccctgtaaacaaataaaacatttagaGAAGAACAGCGTGCgtgagacgagaactgaacccaggacagccaatcttcactgtattggtgacacaCTCTGACAATTGCGTCACCAGAAGTCACAGGGCAAACAGAGAACTCGCAGGACAAATAAGCAGAACTCACAGAACAAGCAGGCAGAAGGACTAACAAGCAGAAGTCACGGACAAGCAGACACAGCAAGCAGCAAAAGATGGCATAAGTTTGCCAGTTTGCTAACGAATAAAGATGacattaaaatagttttcagtaactaaaaattgacattaaataatgaaattaagGCAGATACATTTCGGCCCTCATTCAATATTTTCGACATAATTCTGCTTCGATGCTTGACCACTTAATTGCTCGGCACTCAACCGTCGTGCTAAAACCTACATGAGacgctgacctgtgacctttcgGGGTGAAACAAAGGGAGAAGCATGACGTTGagcattgatttaaaaaaataaaatcctgtcCATGTGCTGTGCTCATGGTCccgtattttgttttgtttatttgttgatatatataCGGTCATTATGGCTTCCAAGAAACTTTCTGGtgttaaaaggaaatgaaaaagaaaaatagtaataacgatctaataaaaaaaattatttccaagagaaaggaaaactaataacAGCAatcgaataaaaaaaatatttccaagaaaaaggaaaactaataacAACAAGTCgaataagaaaaattatttccaagCACGAGAGTGGCAAACGTGTGTCTGAATTCATTCAGTGTAGCAAGGTTACATCGaggataacaacaataatactgAAACGCCAATAAAGAAGCTGATGTAAAAGAtgtaaaacttgtaaaaatttgaaatttaagattttagtttttaaatgtatagTACTGTAAAgattaaattgtattttcaataaaatatttgaaactaaCCCaacttaatgttttttttacatatgccttactttaaatattgtttcataCAAAGTAGATTTTGGCAGGATCTAGTGAAatcatttacatatttctaacgGGTAAAACGTTCTCGGCACTTGAACTGATCGGCATTTGATAATTCTTCCAGAGCGGATTGTGGTCGGTTGCCGAGGTACCACAGTAGTTTGCATTGCAGTCgcaaaaatggaaaataaatcatttgtaTTTGGTTTGTCGTCTGTCCACGTCTTTGTCAGTTTTCCCCAGAGAgagtattttcatatttatttatccgTCAGTTACAGAAAAAtagagtattttattttttacatttatctatTTATCAATTACCCAAGACACAGcgtttgtctttttatgtttatctaCCCATCAGTtacctgaaaaaaatagaatgtaagtgcgtgtgggtgtgtgattgCCTGTatcctttatctttctttcctctctctctctctctctcacacacatatatatatataagaaaaggTCTGCGTACCTTCACTTCCATGCTGAACCAGCGCCAACACCACCATCAGCGACACCACCAGATGCTGCCCGACAACCTCCATCATGGCTCACACCTCTCCGTCATCTGCAATGGAGACAGTTCATGCCAGTAGACAAAATGagcaacgtgtgtgtgtgtgcacgtggaGATTGTATGTCTATCTGTCTGTGTCCTTTTGTGTAGGTGATGTCCATTTTTATTCCACCATGGGAATTGTTCGTTAATGTTTATGCATTTATGCGCCTGGGTGCTCCTGCATTCCTACTCCTCTTGTTTGACATTCCGGTTACTCGGTAAACATTTATTTGGGTAGATGGACGAGAGTTCTACGAGAGCCTTACAGACTTGGTTAGAAGGCCTGACGACTAGACCGACTTTAGACTATACTGTCACTTGTACAGGCTAGCAATAGCTCATGGCCATcccaaagaaaaatgtcatttcgtTGGATTTCAAACCTATTTTTCCTAGGGTCTGTTTCTCCAAGACGCTTTGCGTTTGGTCACAGGAAACACGAAATAAAAGAAGCGCTTTCTTCAGAAGATATTTtcgaaagaaagcaaacaaaaacaaactccaaAACCTTTCTGCAGGCGATACCTAAGGTTCAAGGggagaaaaacagttttctcttcCTCGTCATTAAAAAAGCATTTGCGGGAATTTTTGGATTTTCCAGAAGATTCTCTCCCTGACTAATCCCAACaaggaaatactttttttaaaggagaaaGCGTTCACTTTCTTTGGCTAACTGCAAAGAAACGCACGCCATTTGTTATTCTAATGAGAGTGACCTTTTCTTGATGTTGTAACGGTATTTTGGAACTGGCGTGGGGAGAGTGGCTTGGTGCACTGGCATCTTAACGGGCAGGAATATTTATGAGAGAGCCAAGATTTCAATCATATTTACGACAGTGCTCCTGTAGAAATGCCAAACCTGGCTATGCCGTGTCTCagaacacatttcttttctgaTAATCTCGACCATAATTCCCACAGTGTTCTAGGAATGCCAAGTAGGGCTATTTAATTGTGGAATAAATTTCTTATCTTAGAACCAAAGTGACATCGAAAGTGATATTCTTGAGCGCATATCGGTAGTAGAGAAGGAGGACTTGGAAGATCTTGTTGTTGCGACATCACTGGGACCGAAGCAAGTATAATCTGGACTTGGATCACATCTTAACCCCACCAATCCTGTCGAAAGGTGGATTGATGCTGTCACAGGTGTCAACACTGAAGCTGTAGTCAAACATCACTTG encodes the following:
- the LOC112554921 gene encoding LOW QUALITY PROTEIN: ankyrin repeat domain-containing protein 39-like (The sequence of the model RefSeq protein was modified relative to this genomic sequence to represent the inferred CDS: deleted 1 base in 1 codon); protein product: MASHHHDQGCCESATVSSVNQTMDEMNFERGLWSAALSGEIDELERRLAHGADVNARDKSGYTALHYAARSGHRDVCCLLLNHGAEVNATTTAGSATPLHRAAYMGHADIVQLLLSHGANPHLTDSDGMTALHKATDRVTFRLLIFL